The segment TTGTCCATTATATGCCTCAATTGATTGTTTTGGAAATTTCGATCAATTCACCTGCAACATTTGACCAACTTTGTTCTTGTTTCATATTAGACAGGCCGATTTTGAAAGATTCGATCTCTTTTTTGTCCAGTTCAAAAAATCTCTCAATTGAATCTACAAAACTGTTGATATTTTCAGCTTCAAAAGTAAGCCCTAAATTGAATTTATTAATAAATTCACCAATCTGCCCATGTTCTGGTCCGATGACAGGCAGACCAAACTCCGCAGCATTTGCCAGAACGCCACTCGCCCCTATAAAAGTTTTGTTATAAGGTAGTACTAATACATCTGCTGCAGAAAAATAATTCTGGAAATCTTCGTATGATGAATTATCTTCCAGTGATATTCGTTTGTAAGAATCATTCCAGCCAATAGAACTTATCAATGAGTCAACATTGTAATCTAGAAGATGGGACATTGAGCCTGCAAGTAGAAAGAAATATTTTTTGTCATCCATTTTTTTCAAAGATTCAATTGTTAAATCAATACCTTTGTCCTTTCGCATGGTTCCAATAAACAGAATGATTTTCTTATTCGTATCTATGTTTAAGCTTTTTAAGGCTACCTTTTTATCAATCGTTTCACAATCAGTTGCCAAACCATATGGAACATAGAATAAGTTATCACGACTTAGTTTTATTTTATTTTCATAATAGTCATACAAAGCTTTGCTATGAAATAGAATATTTATTTTGTTTAGCATTATATGATAATAGATCTTATACAAAAAATTGGTATTTTTTGGTAGTTTTGTAGTACCATTTGTATAGACATGGATGTCTACTAATGTGTTCTTAGGAATTATTCTCAAAAGGGATGATATGAAAAGTCCAAAATTACGTGGAAAATCATGAATAAATATTAAATCATGCTTTTGTTGGTCTTTATTTAGTTTTAATGTAACAAAAACAAGAAGAATTTCAATACTTTCTTTTATTCTTAATGTAACATGTTTCAAAATTCTCAACACTTTTTTTGAAACATTCCCCGCGGGACCTATATTATTTAATATATTGTTTAGTTTTCCCATTTCATTTACAAAAAA is part of the Methanococcoides orientis genome and harbors:
- a CDS encoding glycosyltransferase family 4 protein, with amino-acid sequence MNGKKTKIFHLMPQLHLPGHHSSFSNNVVKELKIGGVINEGLHNGYTGHDWIGEYNLKNKKISDYIVFPFFVNEMGKLNNILNNIGPAGNVSKKVLRILKHVTLRIKESIEILLVFVTLKLNKDQQKHDLIFIHDFPRNFGLFISSLLRIIPKNTLVDIHVYTNGTTKLPKNTNFLYKIYYHIMLNKINILFHSKALYDYYENKIKLSRDNLFYVPYGLATDCETIDKKVALKSLNIDTNKKIILFIGTMRKDKGIDLTIESLKKMDDKKYFFLLAGSMSHLLDYNVDSLISSIGWNDSYKRISLEDNSSYEDFQNYFSAADVLVLPYNKTFIGASGVLANAAEFGLPVIGPEHGQIGEFINKFNLGLTFEAENINSFVDSIERFFELDKKEIESFKIGLSNMKQEQSWSNVAGELIEISKTIN